The DNA sequence GGCCTTGAGTACGCGTGGGCTGGCGCTCTGAAGAGAAATATGCAGGTGAGGACAAACTAGGGTATGGCCCTCAAGGGTGTCCAGGGCCTTGGCTCCCAGTTCCGACGGCTCCAGCGATCCAAGACGAATCCTGGCCCGCCCGGCCCATTTCGGACTGAGCATCGAGCCCAGATCTGCCACCAGATCCCAAAAATCGATTCTGGGATGAAGATCCATACCAAACTGTCTGAGATTGATGCCGCTGAGGATGACCTCCGGAACGCCCCGCGAAAAGAGCCGATCCACTTCGTCGATCACTTCGTACGCCGGACGGCTTCGGGACGGACCTCGCGTTTCCGGAATGATGCAATAGCTGCATCGGTGCGAGCACCCATCCTGGACCTTAACCACGCCCCGGGCCCGGACTGATCCCTGCACGGCCAGGGGGGCAAACGTGTCTGCGAACTTCGGCACATCCGACGAATCTTCGTACCCATCCACTCCCCGGAGCAGATCAACCTTGCGGCCCTGGGGGATGGTCAAAACCCGGAAATCATCCCAGGCCCTTTTTGGCAGGGAAGCAGCACACCCTGTGGCCACCACTTTGGCCGTGGTTTTGGCCGCCAGGCTGCGTACCAGACGGGCCGACTCGTCCTCGGCCCGGGCGGTGACCGCGCAGGTGTTGATTAGGATCACGTCAGCCCTGCCGGGATCACGAACCTCATGCCAACCGAGCCCGGCCCAAGCTTCCCTCAAGGCCTGGCTCTCGTATTGGTTGATCTTGCAACCCAGGGTGTGGATATAGAAACGCATCGGCTCATGGTCCAAGAAATGTGGTCACATCTCCCTCTCCGAGCCCGACGATGGAGATGCCGACCTCGTTGGCGAAGGCCAGAGCCTCGGCCGGGTCAAAAAAAAGACTGCGCCCAGACTCCACGGCCAAGCAAGTGGCTCCGGCCCGGTGCATGTGATGCAAGGTACCCAGCCCCACGGCCGGCATGTCCAGACGGTGGTCCTGTCCGGGTTTGAAAACCTTGACCACAACACATCCCGGCCCGGCCAAATTTCCGGCCCGAAGGATGGTCGCGTCCGTGCCGTCTATGCCCTCCACGGCCACGACCATCCGTTCCCGGACGACCAGACACTGGCCGATGTCCAACCGCCCCAGTTCCTTGGCGATGGGCCAACCGTAGATCACGTCGGCCCTTTCCCGGGTTCCTGGAGAAAACTGGGTCAAAATTCCGGGGCGGGTGGCCAGCTCGGGCACGATATCCAGGGCCGAGGCCACGGCCATACCCTCGCCCTCGAACTCTCTGGCCACGGCCCGCAGAATGCTGTCGTCGCTACGTCCGGCCAGACGAAGAAGCAGCCTTGTCGCCCTGAAATCCGGACGGATGTCCAAAGCTCGGGGTTTGTTCACCGGTCCGGCAAAAACCACGGTCTCGACGCGATGTTTCTTGAAGAAAGAGATGATCCGGCCCAGTTGGCCGAGACGAAAAAACCGGAAGACATCCACGTCCTCGGCCAGTTCTGCCCGGGTTTCCCTGACGAATCCGGCGGCGATCACGCCCAGCCCCCGGTCTTTGCCGGCCCGGGCGACCATGGCCGGAAACTGCCCTCCTCCGGCCACGATGCCGAGTCGGCGGGCCCCGGTCATGGATTCAAGCCTATTCAGGATCGCCTTCACCCCGCTTCCCGGGTCCGGCCACCCCCCGCTTGGTAGTTCGCAAAAAATCGAGCAGGGCGACTATGGGGCCAAGATTCCCGAATTCGGCCTCCACGGCCTCCACGGCCGACTCCTTGCGCTGACCGCTCCGCCAGATGGTCTGGTAGGCCTTTTTGAGGGCTGAAATTTCTTCCCGGGTCAATCCGGCCCGCTTCAAACCGACCACATTAGGCCCATGAAGCTTGGCCCGGTCCCCGTTGGCCAGCATGAAGGGCGGGATGTCCTGGCTCACGGCGCTCTTGCCGCCGATGAACGCCATGTCGCCGATCCGCGTATACTGATGCACCGCAGCCAGACCACCGATCACGGTCCGCTGGCCGACATGCACGTGCCCTGCCAAGGTGGCCCCGTTGGCCAGAACCACTCCGTCCGCCAGACGGCAATCGTGGGCGATATGCGCATAGGCCATGACAAAACAGTCGGATCCGATCACGGTCTTGCCGGCTCCGGATGTTGAACCCCTGTTCAGGGTCGTGAACTCCCGGATCCGGTTGCGATCCCCGATCACCAGCCAGGTTTCCTCACCGTCATACTTGAGGTCCTGGGGATCGTCCCCCAGAGATGCGTAAGAGTGGACCTGGTTGTCTTGCCCGAGCCTCGTGTGGTGACGGATCAGGCTGTGGGAACCGATCATGGTCCGGTCGCCGATTTCACTATCCTCCTCGATCAGAGTAAAGGGGCCCACGACCACCCCCTGACCGAGCTTGGCCTTGGGGTGGACGATGGCCGTCGGGTGAATCGTCGTTTTCATCAGTCCTCCCGATCCACGATGGCTGCGGTCAGTATTCCCTGAGCCACGAGGCCTCCGTCCACTTTGGCCTCGGCCTGAATCTTCCAGAGGTTCAGCTTGTGTTTCATGTGCTCGACATGCAGATTGATCACATCTCCGGGAAAAACCGACCTTCGAAACCTAACCTTTTCGATCCCGGTGAACAGAAAGAGTTTTGTGGCGGCCAGATTCGGGATGCTCTTGGCGACAAGAATCGCCCCGGTCTGGGCCATGGCCTCTAGTATCAGTACTCCGGGCATGACCGGATAGTTCGGAAAATGGCCTTGAAAAAAAGGCTCGTTGATCGTCACGGCCTTGATGGCATCGGCGTATTTCAGGGATTCATAGCGGAGAATCCGGTCCACCAAGAGAAACGGATATCGATGAGGTAGCAGCTCGAGTATCTCGGTGCTGACGATTTCCCCGGTCAAATCTCGATTCATGCTCGCTCCTTCCCGTCATCTGTTGTCTGAAGGGTTTCCATCTTCTTTTCCAACTGCCTGACCCGTCGGGCCAGCTCCGGCAATTTGGCAAGAATGGCCGCCGTTCGAAGGAATTGTCCATGCTCCATGGGCGGAATACCCGCGCCGTAGTCCTTGCCCCCCTCCAGAGATCTGTTCACCCCGGTCTGTGCACCCACCCGACATCCCTGTCCCAGGGTAAGATGCCCGGCGACGCCCACCTGGCCAGCCAGGACCACGCTGTCCTCCAACACGGTGCTTCCGGCAATGCCCACCTGAGAGACGAGAATACAGCCCTTCCCAACCTGTACGTTGTGTCCGATCTGAACCAAATTGTCGATCTTGGTTCCCCGACTGATCCTGGTCTGACCCAAGGCGGCCCGATCAATGGTCGTGTTGGCCCCGATCTCCACATCGTCGTCGATGACCACGACTCCCACCTGGGGAAACTTCTCCAGTCCGGTCTGGGCCTGGGCGAACCCGAAGCCGTCGGACCCGAGGACAACCCCGGCATGAAGGACCACCCTTCGACCGACACGCGTACCGGCCATGATCGTCACGTTGGGATAGATCAGGGTATCTTCGCCCAGGATACAGTTCTCTCCGATATAGACCCCGGGGAAAATCCGGACCCTGGCCTCGACCACGGTTTCAGCCCCGATATAGACTCCCGCCCCCACATGCGCCTCGACCGATACCCGAGCCGTGGGATCAATGACCGTTCTCGGATCGATTCCCTTGAACCGTCCCTGCTCCACGGCAAACATCTTCACCGCCCGGGCGAAATCGACATAGGGGTCCATGCTCACAAGCGGGTTGACCACTTTGTCCGCATGGTCAGGATGGATAAGAACCGCCCCCGCTTTAGTCCCGGCCAACTGGGGAGCATACTTTGAATTGACGAAGAAACTCAGCTCGTTGTCCCGGGCATCGACCAGGGTGTTCACGCCGACGATCTCGAGATCTCTGGCGGACTGGGAAAGGCCCAGGCGGTCGGCAATCTCCGAGAGCAGCATGCCTACTCCTTGGCCCCACCAGACTTGCCCTTTTGAGCCCTCCAGACCCGGTTGAACTCGGCGACGATGGCCCCGGTCAGATCGACAGATTCATCGGCGTACAGCAGCCCGCTGCCCTTGGAGTCGAAAATGGCCGTAAATTTGTTCTTCCTGCCGAATTCCTCGATGATCTTGGCTAACTCCTCAATGACCGGCTTGCTGAGCTTCTCCTCCTCCTGCTTGATCTTGCGCTGGTATGCCTGGTAACTGTCTTGGAAATCCCGGACCCGACGCTTGAACTCCAGTTCTTTGTCTTCCTTGGCTTCCTGACTGAGTACCAGGTTCTGCTTCTGCAGCGATTCTCTCAAGTCTTCCAGATCCTTCTGCTGCTTGTCGATATCCTTCTTCATGTCCTCGAACTTCTCACGCAGAACGTCCATGGCCTCGACTCCAGGCTCCGACACGGAAATTACCTGCTGCATATCAATGGTCCCGATCTTCAATTCCGCGGCCCAGGTCTGAGCAGACCCGAGCGTGATCATCGTGACGGCCAGAGCCATCCATATCCTTTTCATCTCATTTCACTCCTTTTCGTTACGCCGTTTTGGCCCGCGTGGTCCATCAAAAAATCCGCGGGTCGTGTGATCGTCAATAGAACTGCCCAATCGAAAATTCGAGTCTGGTCCCGCCCCCGGCCTTGTTGTCCCGGTCTAGGGCATAGCCCAATTCCAGGCGCAGGGGCCCCAGGGGTGAATACCATCTGATCCCAGTGCCAACGCTCTTGTACAGGTCGGTATTGACCCACTCGTCGTCATCCCAGCTCTGGCCGGCGTCGAAAAACAAAAGGCCGACCAATCCAATGTCCTTGTTCAGCGGAAAGAGATATTCGAAATTGGTGAAAAACTCCTTGTTGCCTCCAATCCTGGTGCCTTCGTCGTTGCGGGGGGAGATATACAGGCCCTTGTACCCGCGGACGCTGTCCATGCCTCCCAGGTAAAATCGCTCGAAGTCCGGGATCTGGTCCGCGCCGTTGCGCATGACGTAACCCACCTGGCCATGCCAGTGGAACACCGTGTCCCACCACAGGGGCCGATAGTAGCTGCTGTCGTAAATGTACTTGACGAACTGGTCGTCTCCACCCACCAACCCCCCGGCATACTCCACGGAGAGCCGGTTGATCGTGCCCGTGGAGGGGTTGAGCCTGCGGTCTGTGGTATCCCGGGTCACGGCCGCGTACACCGCGCTGGCCAGATTCTTCCCTTCACGGTCCTTGATCCAGTCAGTTGCGTCATCGTCGATGTTGCTAATCCGGTATTCCTCGATCCGATAGTTCCAGGACAAATAGGTGTACTCACCCAACGGATAGGCAAATTTGGCGATGCCGCCTATGGCCTTCTTGTCATAGCTGAAATAGTCGATATTCCGGATGTAGGCCGTGGCCCCGGCCCCGAGCTCCGTGTCGTAGACCCTTGGGTTCCAGAAGGTCAGGTCGTACCTGGTGCTCGCCGCCCCGAGCATACCGCTGAGGGTCAGGGAGTAACCCTTGCCGAACAGGTTGCGTTCTTCCACCCCGCCGGTGATGAACACCTTGTCTATGGTCGAATACCCCGCCCCTGCGCTGATCCTGCCCGTGGTCTTCTCCTTGATCTGAACCACCAGGTCCAGTTCGTGTGGTTCCGGGGTGGGCACGGACTCAATGTTCACGGTCTCAAAAAAGTCGAGCTTCACCAGCCGTTGATTGGAGCGCCTGATACCGTATCCCCTGAACACGTCGCCGTCGGCCAGGCGCATCTCCCGGCGGATGACGTTGTCACGGGTCTTCTCGTTGCCCTGAATCTTGACCCTGCGGACATAAATCTTCGGACCCGTGGACATGATATAGGCCACATCAATTGTCAGACTCTCTTCGTCCCGCCTCAGATCGACGTCGGACTCGGCAAAGGCGTACCCGAAATCGGCATAATAGTCTGCCAGGCCCTGGAGGTCCTCCCGGAGCTTGGAGCGATCAAACCAGCCCTGGGCGTCGAACTCGAGATCGTCCAGCTTGGTGACCAGTTTGAGTCTGTCCGGACTCTCCAGCATATCCCCGCGAAAGGTCACCTCGCCGACCCGGTATCTGGCCCCTTCCGATACCTTGAAGACGATCGTGATTCCGTCCTCATGGTACTGGACCTCGGGCTGGGCGACCTTGACGTCCATGAACCCTCGATTCCCGTAATACGCCTCCAGAGCGGCCGCGTCCCGATCCAAAAGCTCCTCTTTGAGGACCCCGGTTCCTGTCAGCCAAGAAAACATGCCCCGGACCTTTAAGGCCAGCTGATCTCTGAGGTCATCCACATCCAGGCGTTCGGCCCCTTCGATCCGGATCTCCTTGATATAGAGCTTCTGGCCCTCGTCGACCTTAATCATCAGCCTTGCCTGCCGGGGGTCGGTCTGCTCCAGGTCGTAGGATACCTTGGCGTTGTAATACCCGTCCTTGCGATACATTTCCCGGATCTTGGTCATGTCGTCGGCCAGGACCTTGGGATTGATGACCGATCCGGCCTTGCTGCTCATGGCCTTCAGGATGTCGTCGGAGTCAATAGCCTCAGCACCCTCGACCCCGATGGCCTGAATGAGCGGTTTTTCCCTGACCTCGAAGGTCACCAGCTTTCCGTCCTGGAGGTCCTCGGCCTTGATGAGGATGTCATCGAAGTAGCCCAGGGAATAGAGGCTGCGAAGCTCCTGGTTCATGCGCTCCGGAGTATAGTCGTCCCCTTTCTGGATGCTGAGGCGCATGAGGACGACGTCCTTGTCCAAAATCCTGTTGCCCTCGACCCGGATCTCGGCGATGCGCTCCTTCCTCAGAAGCTCAAGGCGGACCTCCGTCGCCAGATCCTTGACCGCCGGCAAAAGATTGATGAGTCCCTTGCGGACCGCAAACAGAGCCTTGGGTTCCTTGAGGCCAAAGGCCTCCACGAGGCGGGCGTCGATGCTCAAGGACTCGCCCACCTGACTAAAGCTGCCGTACAGAGCGTACTGGGCTCCGGACAGCAGGGCCATATCCTTGGAAACGGCCAAGTCGAGGTATTGCACATCGTGCTCGGTGAGCAACCTTTTGACTTCGACAAAGGGAACCACCGGAATGCCCGCCTCCACAAGTTCCTGAATGATCAGTTCAGGAAGTCCCTCCCGCAGATACTGCAAATCAGGCGAGGCATTGATCTCGAAGGGAAGCACGGCAACCCTCGGGGCTCCGGGCTCGCCGTTTTCGGCCTGACTCATCCCCGAAAAAACAGCGAGGACCAGCCAAAAGGTCAGCATGACGATCGCCGACAGGCAATCGAGACGCATCATCCCGACCGAGAGCCGCGCCCGATAGGCGACCCGCTCAATGGACGAGGTCCGGCCTGATGGTGACTTCATGAAGTTCTCCGGCATGTAGTTCCAAGTGACGATTCATTCGGGCGGCCAGTTCTCGGTTGTGGGTGACTACAACCAAGGCCATGGACAGTTCCCGGTTGAGACGGACGAGCAGTTCGGCCACACGGGCCCCGGTTGCCTCGTCCAGGTTTCCTGTGGGTTCGTCGGCCAAAAGGACCTTGGGATCCATGAAGACGGACCGGGCGATGGCCACCCGTTGCCGCTCTCCTCCGGACAGGGTGTTTACCCGGTGCGAGATCCGCCCCTCCAAGCCCACCAGGGCCAAAAGATCCCTGGCCCGCTTCAAGGCCTTCGCTCGGGCCATTCCCCCGATGATTCCGGGCATGGCCACGTTCTCCTCGGTACTGAACTCTGACAGTAGATGGTGGAACTGAAAAACGAATCCGATTTCTCGGTTTCGAATCCTGGCCCGGTCCGTCTGACCCAGTCCCTGAAGATCCCGGCCGTCGAATCGGACCCGGCCTTGAGTGGAGGTATCCAGTGTTCCCATAATATGCAACAATGTACTTTTACCGGACCCCGACGCTCCGACGACGGCCAGAGAATCTCCTGGGTTGATCTCGAGGTCGACGGACTTCAGGATCGTCAGGGTCTCGGCCTGGCCCTGGTAGTCCTTGCCCACCCCTTCCAGCCTGTAGAGCGGTTCACTCATAGCGCAAAGCGTCGGCAGGCTGCATTCTGGCCGCCTGCCGGGCAGGGTAGATGGTGGCCAGGAAGCAGAGGACCATGGCCGAGATGCCGATCAGGGTAAGGTCTGTCCAGCGCAGGTGGACCGGAAGATGATCGAGATAATAGACGTCCAAGGGCAGCTTGATGAACTGGTAACGCTTCAGGGCTAGGCTGACCCCCACTCCCAGAATGAAGCCCGCGACCGTCCCCACGACTCCGATGGTCGTCCCCTGGAGCATGAAGATCCTGCGGATTCTCTCCGGCGTCGCTCCCAGGGAAACGAGCACCGCGATGTCCCTAGTCTTTTCCATGACCATCATGACCAGGGTGGTGATAATGCTGAACGAGCCGACCAGGACGATCATGACCAAAATGACTGCCATGGCCGTCTTCTCCAATTCCAGGGCCGAGAACAGGTTTTGGTTCATCTCGATCCAGTTCCGGCCGTACAGGGGATATCCCCCAAGTACATGCAGCAGATTCTTTTGAACCTCTTGGACAGCGTAGACATCGGCCACCCGAAGTTCCAGCCCCGACACCAGATCCCCGGCAAAACCAAGCAGATTCTGGGCGGCCGCAAGGCCCGTGTAGGCCAGGGTCGAGTCATACTCGAACATCCCGGATTTGAAGACCCCGACCACGGTGAAAAATTCGATCTTGGGGGTGAAGCCCGCCGAACTGACCTTTCCGCTCGGAGCCAAAACACTGATCCTGGATCCGACCCCCAGCCCCAGCCGGTTGGCCAGATCGGCCCCGACGATGACACCTGGAAACTCTCCCTCGAGATCCAGATCCTCTAGGCGCCCCTCCCGCATGTCCCGGCCGATGCTCAGAACATCGCCGGCCGTTTTAGGATCGATTCCCCTGAGGACCACGCCCTTGACCCCGGAGGGTGTGCTGAGCATGACCTCTGAGTAAATAAAGGGCGTCGCCGCCAGGATCCTCGGAACCTGGAGGCATTTTTCGGCAAGATCCCTGTAGTCGGGGATACCTTTTTCCATGCTGACCACGATCAGATGGGCGTTGACACCCAGGATCTTGTCCCTGAGGTTGTCGCTGAACCCGTTCATGACTCCAAGGACGACGATCAACGAGGCCACACCCAGAGCCACGCCCACGACCGAAATCAGAGAAATAACCGAGATGAAGGCCTGTTTGCGACGGGCCAGAAGATATCTGCAGGAGACGAACAGCTCGAAGGATATGCGCATGGGTTCTTGACCCGGCCAACACTCCCGATTCACGGGAGGGCCGGGATCTTCTAGTCTCTGCCCGCCTCCGGCCGAAGCAGGGGAAAGAGGATGACCTCACGAATGGAGGCCGAATCCGTAAGCAGCATCGTCAGCCGGTCGATGCCGATGCCCTCGCCGGCTGCCGGGGGCATGCCGTATTCCAAGGCCCGGATGTAGTCCTCGTCCATGGCGTGAGCTTCGTCGTCTCCGGCTTCCTTTTCTCTAATCTGCTCCTCGAATCTGCCCCTCTGATCTGCGGGATCGTTCAATTCCGAGAATGCATTAGCCAATTCCTTGCCGGCCACAAAGAGCTCGAAGCGATCCGTCAATTCCGGGTTGGCCTCGTTTCTGCGGGACAGAGGCGAAATCTCTGTCGGGTAGTGGTAGATGAAATGGGGCTGCACGAGTTTCGGCTCGACCAGGATGTCGAATATCTTGGCCTGGAGCTTACCGAGCTTTTCTCCGGCCATGGCCTTTTCCCCCAGACGCTCGACCAACGACTTGAGACGCCCGTAATCCTCGTAGTCCTCTCGGGTCAGGCCGCCGACCACCTCCAGAGACTCGTGAAAGGTCAGTCGCTTCCAGCCAGGCGAAAGGTCGATATCCGTCCCCTGGTAGGGAACCATCGTACTCCCGGTGACTGCCAGAGCCAATGTGGCGAACAGCTCCTCGGTCAAATCCATGAGATCCTTGAAGTCCGCATAGGCCCAGTAGAACTCGACCATGGTGAATTCCGGATTGTGCTGGGTGTCGATCCCTTCGTTCCGAAAATTTCTGTTGATCTCGTAGACCTTTTCGAGCCCGCCCACCAAGAGCCGCTTCAGGTAAAGCTCCGGCGCAATGCGCATGTACAGCGTCATGTCCAGGGCATTGTGATGGGTGACGAAAGGTCTGGCCGTTGCGCCTCCTGGCACGGGCTGCATCATCGGGGTCTCTACTTCGAGAAATCCCCGAGCATCGAAGAAGGCCCGCATAGACCGAGTGATGGCCGAGCGCTTCAAAAAGACATCCCTGGCTTTCTCATTGACGATTAGATCCACGTACCGTTGCCGGTAACGTGTTTCCACATCCTTCAGACCATGAAATTTCTCTGGCAAGGGACGCATGGACTTGGCGATGAGGCGGACCGAGTTTGCCCTGAGGGTCAATTCGCCGGTTTTGGTCCGAAACAGCCCGCCCTGAACGCCGACAATATCGCCGATGTCAAATTTTTTGAAAAGGGCGTAGTGCTCGGCGCCCAATTCGTCCCGCTGGGCGTAGGACTGAATTCTGCCCGTCCTGTCCTGAATATGGAAAAACGTGACCTTTCCGAAAGATCGAAGGGCCACGATCCTTCCGGCCAAACTGAAGGACTTCTGCTGGGATTCGAGTTCACCCTCGTCGAGGTGGCTGTTTTCCTCCAGAATTTCACGAATCGTGTTGAGCGGTCTGAAATCGTTCGGATAAAGCGGTACGCCCTCGGATTGAATGAAGGCGGCCTTCTCCTTTCGATGAACCAGGACTTGGTTCTCGCTCTGAGGTTGTGGTTGCTTTACTGACAAGAATCGTTTCTCCGACGAGTACGGAAAATGGGACGTCCGCAGAAAACAGGACGACGGTTCGCGGGTGGAGGGGGAGAACCCGGCCATTGGACACAAAGACAGACTGCGTATTGGAATTCCCCCAAAGCGTCAAGAATCGCTCCGGCCGGTCGCTCCCCCCGTTCATTTCTGCGGCTTGACGAAATACCGGTCATGATTGAGAAGCAGAGCAAGACGGCTGTCGGAGCGGTCCCAAAGCCCAATCCGGGTCAAACATACAGTTCAACCGCATATTATGTAAGGCACCCATGAGAACTGACCTTTCCGCCTGGATCCGTTCCGCTTCCCAGATCGTTCGCCAAAGCGGTATCCCCCCGCTCGCCCTTCTCGGCATCGTCATTTTTTGCATCTTCTTCCCGAGATTCTTCATTCTGATCCTCCTCGTTTTGGCAGGGTGGTGGGTGTACCGAAACGTCATCTCTAGCCAGAGAAAGTCCGGAGGAAAATTCGGCTCATTCGGCCAGGGGCGGAACGATGCTCGGGCCTGCGGTCGAGGCGGAAAAGGGAAACCCCGCTCAAGGCATGGCTAGAAAGCGCAAAGCACCCTGTTTAGCGGAAATGGCCCGCGCCGTTCGCAACCAATGCCTTTTTTGCCAGAATGGGCAGGCGTCTCTGGTTGCGTCCTGCGAGGACACTGACTGCCTTCTTCACCCCATTCGCCAAGGGCCCGGACTGACTTCGAGTCAGCCAACCCTTGACCGGATCATCGCCGCCTATTGCCGCACATGTTCCGACGATGTTGCCTCCTGCACAGGAGACAACCCACTCCCCGGACATGACCCCTGCCCCTTGGCTCCCTTCAGGGTTCTGATCGAGGGCGATCCGCCCTCGCTTCAGGTTAAAAAAAAGGGAAGGACCAGTCAGCTGGTCCTTCCCTTATGAAGCAACGGGCCACCGGCCCAAGATAATTTCCTTTATCCGTAAATCTTTACTTCCAGCCAGTCCCTGATCTCCGGATTGATTCCGTACACGCCCTTTTGATGGCCGACTGAATCCATGAAAGGCTTGGCCAGTTCATCAGGCAGCCGTACCTTTGCCAACTCCTCGGCACCGTCGGAATTTCTTCTCACAAGAAATACTGTCGGATGAGCCTGCCAAGTATCCACGACAAAGTATAACGACTCGTCATCCTTGCCCTTGACTCTGTTTTCGTATGATCCTCCGTAACCCGAATTGCCCCACTCCAGAAAAAGAGCCACAGCATCTTCCGGAGTCATCTCCCAGTCAAATATATGATTCCTGAAATCCTTAAAGCTGGCCATGGGTACCTCCTTTATTTCCAAATTATGCATAAGTTCATTTTAGGAACTATTAGCAGGAAGTCAAGGATTTTCGTGCGTACACTTTCAGGCACTCTTGGCGACGAATTTTTTCAATTTGTCGAAATTCTTTTTGGAACGCTGGAACGCTCTTGATGCATTGACAAAATTTACAGCCCAGCCGGGCACGCCTAATGCGTGGAGATGCGTGTAGGAGGCATAGGTGTTTTCGTGAACAAGTCCATCGTGACCGCTGTCCATGCCGACCCCCATGCTCATTTTAAGAACATATATCGGATTGATGCCGTCATGGAACTGACAGGTGGAATAGTGAAATTCATGGCCGCTGAATGTAAAACCGACCTGAAAGAACGGATTCGGGACCACGACCGAGGCCTCGGTGTATCCATGCCCCTGGGGCCGGTGACAGAGACGTGTCGTGACAGGAAAAACTCCAGCCATGGGGTAGGTCCGATCGCCATATACCAAAGACCGCCCGAGATACATGAAGCCGCCGCATTCAGCATAGATCGGAAGGCCTGAATCCGACAAATCCTTGACCCTTT is a window from the Deltaproteobacteria bacterium genome containing:
- a CDS encoding MiaB/RimO family radical SAM methylthiotransferase, with the protein product MDHEPMRFYIHTLGCKINQYESQALREAWAGLGWHEVRDPGRADVILINTCAVTARAEDESARLVRSLAAKTTAKVVATGCAASLPKRAWDDFRVLTIPQGRKVDLLRGVDGYEDSSDVPKFADTFAPLAVQGSVRARGVVKVQDGCSHRCSYCIIPETRGPSRSRPAYEVIDEVDRLFSRGVPEVILSGINLRQFGMDLHPRIDFWDLVADLGSMLSPKWAGRARIRLGSLEPSELGAKALDTLEGHTLVCPHLHISLQSASPRVLKAMNRGHYTAETVGDFIRNLERFWPSPAIGVDLLVGFPGETEEDFARTREFCLSFPVTYGHVFPFSPRPGTPAATMPGQVGEKMKKERAKILREILAGRKQSFLERISSLPRMCVVPETGRKGVCGRYMTCVLHEGERPMSKGRLVDVRPCGVHNDACLVRCDGEEG
- a CDS encoding LpxI family protein yields the protein MTGARRLGIVAGGGQFPAMVARAGKDRGLGVIAAGFVRETRAELAEDVDVFRFFRLGQLGRIISFFKKHRVETVVFAGPVNKPRALDIRPDFRATRLLLRLAGRSDDSILRAVAREFEGEGMAVASALDIVPELATRPGILTQFSPGTRERADVIYGWPIAKELGRLDIGQCLVVRERMVVAVEGIDGTDATILRAGNLAGPGCVVVKVFKPGQDHRLDMPAVGLGTLHHMHRAGATCLAVESGRSLFFDPAEALAFANEVGISIVGLGEGDVTTFLGP
- a CDS encoding acyl-ACP--UDP-N-acetylglucosamine O-acyltransferase, with translation MKTTIHPTAIVHPKAKLGQGVVVGPFTLIEEDSEIGDRTMIGSHSLIRHHTRLGQDNQVHSYASLGDDPQDLKYDGEETWLVIGDRNRIREFTTLNRGSTSGAGKTVIGSDCFVMAYAHIAHDCRLADGVVLANGATLAGHVHVGQRTVIGGLAAVHQYTRIGDMAFIGGKSAVSQDIPPFMLANGDRAKLHGPNVVGLKRAGLTREEISALKKAYQTIWRSGQRKESAVEAVEAEFGNLGPIVALLDFLRTTKRGVAGPGKRGEGDPE
- the fabZ gene encoding 3-hydroxyacyl-ACP dehydratase FabZ, with amino-acid sequence MNRDLTGEIVSTEILELLPHRYPFLLVDRILRYESLKYADAIKAVTINEPFFQGHFPNYPVMPGVLILEAMAQTGAILVAKSIPNLAATKLFLFTGIEKVRFRRSVFPGDVINLHVEHMKHKLNLWKIQAEAKVDGGLVAQGILTAAIVDRED
- the lpxD gene encoding UDP-3-O-(3-hydroxymyristoyl)glucosamine N-acyltransferase, which encodes MLLSEIADRLGLSQSARDLEIVGVNTLVDARDNELSFFVNSKYAPQLAGTKAGAVLIHPDHADKVVNPLVSMDPYVDFARAVKMFAVEQGRFKGIDPRTVIDPTARVSVEAHVGAGVYIGAETVVEARVRIFPGVYIGENCILGEDTLIYPNVTIMAGTRVGRRVVLHAGVVLGSDGFGFAQAQTGLEKFPQVGVVVIDDDVEIGANTTIDRAALGQTRISRGTKIDNLVQIGHNVQVGKGCILVSQVGIAGSTVLEDSVVLAGQVGVAGHLTLGQGCRVGAQTGVNRSLEGGKDYGAGIPPMEHGQFLRTAAILAKLPELARRVRQLEKKMETLQTTDDGKERA
- a CDS encoding OmpH family outer membrane protein, whose translation is MALAVTMITLGSAQTWAAELKIGTIDMQQVISVSEPGVEAMDVLREKFEDMKKDIDKQQKDLEDLRESLQKQNLVLSQEAKEDKELEFKRRVRDFQDSYQAYQRKIKQEEEKLSKPVIEELAKIIEEFGRKNKFTAIFDSKGSGLLYADESVDLTGAIVAEFNRVWRAQKGKSGGAKE
- the bamA gene encoding outer membrane protein assembly factor BamA, with product MRLDCLSAIVMLTFWLVLAVFSGMSQAENGEPGAPRVAVLPFEINASPDLQYLREGLPELIIQELVEAGIPVVPFVEVKRLLTEHDVQYLDLAVSKDMALLSGAQYALYGSFSQVGESLSIDARLVEAFGLKEPKALFAVRKGLINLLPAVKDLATEVRLELLRKERIAEIRVEGNRILDKDVVLMRLSIQKGDDYTPERMNQELRSLYSLGYFDDILIKAEDLQDGKLVTFEVREKPLIQAIGVEGAEAIDSDDILKAMSSKAGSVINPKVLADDMTKIREMYRKDGYYNAKVSYDLEQTDPRQARLMIKVDEGQKLYIKEIRIEGAERLDVDDLRDQLALKVRGMFSWLTGTGVLKEELLDRDAAALEAYYGNRGFMDVKVAQPEVQYHEDGITIVFKVSEGARYRVGEVTFRGDMLESPDRLKLVTKLDDLEFDAQGWFDRSKLREDLQGLADYYADFGYAFAESDVDLRRDEESLTIDVAYIMSTGPKIYVRRVKIQGNEKTRDNVIRREMRLADGDVFRGYGIRRSNQRLVKLDFFETVNIESVPTPEPHELDLVVQIKEKTTGRISAGAGYSTIDKVFITGGVEERNLFGKGYSLTLSGMLGAASTRYDLTFWNPRVYDTELGAGATAYIRNIDYFSYDKKAIGGIAKFAYPLGEYTYLSWNYRIEEYRISNIDDDATDWIKDREGKNLASAVYAAVTRDTTDRRLNPSTGTINRLSVEYAGGLVGGDDQFVKYIYDSSYYRPLWWDTVFHWHGQVGYVMRNGADQIPDFERFYLGGMDSVRGYKGLYISPRNDEGTRIGGNKEFFTNFEYLFPLNKDIGLVGLLFFDAGQSWDDDEWVNTDLYKSVGTGIRWYSPLGPLRLELGYALDRDNKAGGGTRLEFSIGQFY
- a CDS encoding ABC transporter ATP-binding protein translates to MSEPLYRLEGVGKDYQGQAETLTILKSVDLEINPGDSLAVVGASGSGKSTLLHIMGTLDTSTQGRVRFDGRDLQGLGQTDRARIRNREIGFVFQFHHLLSEFSTEENVAMPGIIGGMARAKALKRARDLLALVGLEGRISHRVNTLSGGERQRVAIARSVFMDPKVLLADEPTGNLDEATGARVAELLVRLNRELSMALVVVTHNRELAARMNRHLELHAGELHEVTIRPDLVH